One window of the Bradyrhizobium sp. NP1 genome contains the following:
- a CDS encoding glucose 1-dehydrogenase, with translation MGRLDGKVAVITGATSGIGLRTAEVFVAEGARIVVAGRRAAEGEALAKRLGAACLFRQTDVTVEEQMQALIGVAVERFGRIDCLFNNAGGPAQTGGIEGLDAARFDAAMATLVKSVMLGMKHAAPHMKKQGSGSIINNGSIAGRLAGFSSSVVYGAAKAAVIHLTRCVAMELGESGVRVNSISPGAIATGIFGKALGLSVDAAEKTPDVMREVYKTAQPIPRAGVPDDIAYAAVFLASDESTFINGHDLVVDGAITGGRNWTQQQQGYVALRKMFNDKAG, from the coding sequence ATGGGACGGCTCGACGGCAAGGTCGCAGTGATCACGGGTGCCACCAGCGGCATCGGGTTGCGTACGGCGGAAGTGTTCGTGGCGGAGGGCGCCCGGATCGTGGTCGCCGGCCGCCGCGCTGCGGAAGGCGAGGCGCTCGCGAAACGGCTCGGCGCCGCATGCCTGTTCCGCCAGACCGACGTCACGGTGGAGGAGCAGATGCAGGCGTTGATCGGCGTTGCCGTGGAACGGTTCGGCCGCATCGACTGCCTGTTCAACAACGCCGGCGGCCCGGCGCAGACCGGCGGCATCGAGGGGCTCGATGCCGCGCGCTTCGATGCGGCCATGGCGACGCTGGTCAAGAGCGTCATGCTCGGCATGAAGCATGCGGCGCCGCACATGAAGAAGCAGGGCTCCGGCAGCATCATCAACAATGGCAGCATCGCCGGCCGGCTCGCCGGTTTCTCCTCGTCGGTCGTCTACGGCGCGGCCAAGGCCGCCGTCATCCATCTCACCCGCTGCGTGGCGATGGAGCTCGGCGAATCCGGTGTGCGCGTCAATTCGATCTCGCCCGGTGCGATCGCGACCGGCATCTTCGGCAAGGCGCTCGGCCTCTCGGTCGACGCGGCGGAAAAGACGCCAGACGTGATGCGCGAGGTCTACAAGACCGCGCAGCCGATTCCGCGTGCCGGCGTGCCCGACGACATCGCGTATGCCGCCGTGTTCCTCGCCAGCGACGAGTCGACCTTCATCAACGGTCATGACCTCGTCGTCGACGGCGCCATCACCGGCGGTCGCAACTGGACCCAGCAGCAGCAGGGCTATGTCGCGCTGCGCAAGATGTTCAATGACAAGGCGGGATAG
- a CDS encoding HWE histidine kinase domain-containing protein, with translation MKKLIDEFWRGWQGTAQPSLLFSVVFGAGCLALATLARFGLAQIRPDVFFTPYLPAVFFATAVAGMRIGILTALASGLLGVFVNFSDSTPDPARFALLAIYWVVSGLTIWGVNHYRSMVTQQREVSRRLIQEEGYRKLLVDELQHRLKNKMSSVHAVLHQVLSDQPQAWSAIDHRLRALSATDDLIARVDGRGCDIRDLLLSELGPYGHVRFTLNGNPLFLPDKLAVSLALVFHELATNAGKYGAFSSARGLLQVSWTVSDDRLVVTWDETEGPPVEAVGAAGFGTKLLRAALLAFDGKTEVSFLRSGVHCTMQCRLPAS, from the coding sequence ATGAAAAAATTGATCGACGAATTCTGGCGCGGCTGGCAGGGCACGGCACAGCCATCCCTGCTGTTCAGCGTCGTATTCGGGGCGGGCTGCCTTGCGCTCGCGACGCTGGCGCGCTTCGGCCTCGCGCAGATCCGGCCGGACGTGTTCTTCACGCCGTATTTGCCGGCGGTGTTCTTCGCCACCGCGGTCGCGGGTATGCGCATCGGTATCCTGACGGCGCTCGCCAGCGGCCTGCTCGGGGTCTTCGTCAATTTCAGCGACTCCACGCCCGATCCGGCCCGCTTCGCGCTGCTTGCGATCTACTGGGTGGTCAGCGGCCTCACCATCTGGGGGGTGAATCACTACCGGTCCATGGTCACCCAGCAGCGCGAGGTATCGCGGCGCCTGATCCAGGAGGAAGGCTACCGCAAGCTCCTGGTCGACGAGCTCCAGCACCGGCTGAAGAACAAGATGTCCTCGGTTCATGCGGTACTGCATCAGGTGCTGTCAGACCAGCCGCAGGCCTGGTCCGCGATTGATCACCGGCTGCGGGCATTGTCGGCCACCGACGACCTGATTGCGCGCGTCGACGGGCGTGGCTGCGACATCCGCGATCTCCTGCTTTCCGAGCTCGGCCCCTATGGTCATGTCCGCTTCACATTGAACGGCAATCCGCTGTTCCTGCCCGACAAGCTCGCGGTCAGCCTGGCGCTCGTGTTCCACGAGCTTGCCACCAACGCCGGGAAATACGGCGCGTTCTCCTCCGCGCGCGGGCTGTTGCAGGTATCATGGACGGTGTCGGATGACCGCCTCGTGGTCACCTGGGACGAAACCGAGGGACCTCCGGTCGAGGCGGTCGGCGCCGCCGGCTTCGGCACCAAGCTGTTGCGCGCCGCGCTGCTCGCCTTCGACGGCAAGACCGAGGTCTCGTTCCTGAGGAGCGGCGTCCACTGCACCATGCAGTGCCGGCTTCCCGCGAGCTGA
- a CDS encoding EAL domain-containing protein has product MLRDVLRMLPAGVTVQDEDGNFLLVNDAAATQLGIGGSGPAAPLAEQLGPRRENGVQLLRAGRDAVAEECVGAGAARQVLLTAHRPVRIGERSLLLSASTDISEQKAFEDQLFRSAYYDELTDLPTRRVIEHRVNGLLHSGGERFALAFLDIDSFKHINDYYGHGIGDALLVQVARRLDRDLRETDMLSRISGDEFLLLLSPVQSEHEVADFIRTTLERLKVPFFIDGSEIFASASIGISLYPDHGTSYAALCQNADIAMYRVKSEGKSAVAFFNTGMEREAQARMKVEQSLRHAILDKRFCCAFQPKVDIRTKAVRGIEALVRLRDDQGVIQAPGTFVNLAVELGLIDELTFLVLAEIVKSIDRINEAFGHDVTISINVAAKQAVNAAFMHRFARALEATGFPRRFMVEVTEDAFVTTSHFRADILPLFRKLGVGISIDDFGIGYSSLSALADITADEIKIDRSFITDIHKRPRSQGILRAIESLSEALGMTVIAEGLESFEELAYLQAATRIRYAQGYYFSRPIFLDELRTAAPATSEQRAGMTSRPREQSRNFNTRAERYRR; this is encoded by the coding sequence ATGCTGCGGGACGTCCTCAGGATGTTGCCCGCCGGCGTCACGGTCCAGGACGAGGACGGCAATTTCCTGCTGGTGAACGACGCCGCCGCGACTCAGCTCGGGATCGGCGGCAGCGGACCGGCGGCGCCGCTTGCCGAACAGCTCGGGCCGCGCCGCGAGAACGGCGTCCAGCTGCTGCGCGCGGGCCGCGACGCGGTCGCCGAGGAATGCGTCGGCGCCGGCGCCGCCAGGCAGGTGCTGCTCACCGCGCACCGGCCGGTGCGCATTGGCGAGCGCAGCCTGCTGCTTTCGGCGTCCACCGACATCAGCGAGCAGAAGGCCTTCGAGGACCAGCTGTTTCGCTCGGCCTATTACGACGAGCTGACCGACCTGCCGACCCGGCGCGTGATCGAGCATCGCGTCAACGGCCTGCTTCACAGCGGCGGCGAGCGGTTCGCGCTGGCCTTTCTCGACATCGACAGCTTCAAGCACATCAACGACTATTACGGCCATGGCATCGGCGATGCGCTGCTGGTCCAGGTCGCACGGCGCCTCGACCGTGATCTGCGCGAGACCGACATGCTGTCGCGCATCTCCGGCGACGAATTCCTGCTGCTGTTGAGCCCGGTGCAGAGCGAGCATGAAGTGGCCGACTTCATCCGTACGACGCTGGAGCGGCTGAAAGTGCCGTTCTTCATCGACGGCTCGGAGATTTTCGCATCCGCCTCGATCGGCATCAGCCTCTATCCCGATCACGGCACGAGCTACGCCGCGCTATGCCAGAACGCCGACATCGCGATGTACCGCGTCAAGAGCGAAGGCAAGAGCGCGGTCGCCTTCTTCAATACCGGCATGGAGCGCGAAGCCCAGGCCCGGATGAAGGTCGAGCAGTCGCTGCGGCACGCCATTCTGGACAAGCGATTCTGCTGCGCTTTCCAGCCCAAGGTCGATATCCGCACCAAGGCGGTCCGGGGCATCGAGGCCTTGGTGCGCCTGCGCGACGACCAGGGCGTCATTCAGGCGCCCGGCACCTTCGTCAACCTTGCAGTCGAACTCGGCCTGATCGACGAGCTGACCTTCCTTGTGCTTGCCGAGATCGTCAAGTCGATCGACCGCATCAACGAGGCGTTCGGTCACGACGTCACCATCAGCATCAACGTCGCCGCCAAGCAGGCGGTCAACGCCGCGTTCATGCATCGCTTCGCTCGCGCGCTGGAAGCCACCGGCTTTCCGAGGCGCTTCATGGTCGAGGTGACGGAAGATGCCTTCGTCACCACGTCGCATTTCCGGGCCGACATCCTGCCGCTGTTCCGCAAGCTCGGCGTCGGCATCTCGATCGACGATTTCGGCATCGGCTATTCCTCGCTCTCTGCGCTCGCCGACATCACCGCGGACGAGATCAAGATCGACCGCTCCTTCATTACCGACATTCACAAGCGCCCGCGCAGCCAGGGCATCCTGCGCGCAATCGAGTCCCTGAGCGAGGCGCTCGGCATGACCGTGATCGCGGAGGGGCTGGAAAGCTTCGAGGAGCTTGCCTATCTGCAGGCCGCGACCAGGATCCGCTATGCCCAGGGCTACTATTTCTCGCGCCCGATCTTCCTCGATGAATTGCGCACCGCCGCGCCTGCGACGAGCGAGCAACGTGCCGGGATGACGAGCCGGCCACGCGAGCAGAGCCGCAACTTCAATACGCGCGCCGAGCGCTATCGGCGCTGA
- a CDS encoding EAL domain-containing protein codes for MSQTTAIGPRQIAGSIRRDPVLWLTICGTILIAAIVVGTAVIVDQFRERALNNATRELENTVRLLSRHFDQQFEDSEVIASDLIAQMQISNLPSAEAFRHKMSSLPAHEMLRSKISVLSYVGDVAIFDADGKLINWSGPLPLPTVDISDRDYYKRFKSDAHAPSVAAEAVRSYLTDNWTTVIANRLSGAGGTFLGVMTRRIDTASYEKFFASVTLGEGAAVSLFHLDGTLLARYPRADALIGKRFRTAPLLQRVREHGGQQTMRMESPVDHKSRLGSAAPLSRFPLTVIATNTTSAALADWREQTRLLILVAALAALVIALTLLQIVREIKGQSREAQRRLEDEKQRLDTALNNMTQGLVLYDASARIVTCNQRYIDMYGLSTDVVKPGCHFYDLIQHRKDTGSYDGDVHQFCSNIMRNVAQGKISSTIQTCNGDRSYLIVNKPLAQGGWVATIEDVTERQNLEQERDRNYTFLREIIDHIPSQITVKDARDRRYLLVNRVAEAQFGQSRDAIIGRTADDLFPKPLADKVAEDDEATLQSASGLFLEEHPWESMTAGRRYVTSRRIGIRDQAGEPRYIINVVEDVTERRRADEKIAHLAHYDALTDLPNRVLFREQIEHELRKTGSGARFALLYVDIDEFKGINDSLGHHVGDELLKTVAGRIRECLKEGDLIARLGGDEFAVIQTGVGGSGDVVDFVTQIHEAIRQPYQCLGHQLSTDASIGIALAPQDGTDLDQLIKNADLAMYAAKAGGRRTHRFFEPAMHASAKARLTMEQDLRQALADGGFEIHYQPLVDFATNEVSGCEALLRWRHPERGMISPAEFIPVAEDTGLINELGDWVLRSACHEAASWPAHIRLAVNVSPVQFRCPTLALKITGALAASGLPATRLELEITEAVLISDDEIALAILHQLRAIGVRIALDDFGTGYSSLSYLKRFPFDKIKIDRSFVTDITEPKGSSAIVRAVVNIAATRAMTTVAEGVETEPQREMLRMLGCTEMQGYLFSAPKPAAQVRLLLERRASAAVA; via the coding sequence ATGTCCCAGACCACCGCGATCGGGCCGCGGCAGATTGCCGGCTCGATCCGGCGCGATCCCGTGCTTTGGCTCACGATCTGCGGCACCATCCTGATCGCTGCGATCGTCGTCGGCACCGCCGTGATCGTCGACCAGTTTCGCGAGCGCGCGCTCAACAATGCCACGCGCGAACTGGAAAACACCGTGCGGCTGTTGAGCCGGCACTTCGATCAGCAGTTCGAGGATTCGGAAGTCATCGCCTCCGACCTGATCGCGCAGATGCAGATTTCAAACCTGCCCTCGGCCGAAGCCTTCAGGCACAAGATGTCGAGCCTGCCGGCCCACGAGATGCTGCGCTCCAAGATCAGCGTGCTGTCCTATGTGGGCGATGTCGCGATCTTCGATGCCGACGGCAAGCTGATCAACTGGTCGGGCCCGCTGCCGTTGCCGACCGTGGATATTTCCGATCGCGACTACTACAAGCGCTTCAAGTCGGACGCGCACGCGCCATCGGTGGCGGCGGAAGCGGTGCGCAGCTATCTCACCGACAACTGGACGACTGTGATCGCCAACCGCCTCAGCGGCGCCGGCGGGACGTTTCTCGGCGTGATGACGCGCCGCATCGACACCGCGAGCTACGAGAAATTCTTCGCCTCCGTCACGCTTGGCGAGGGCGCCGCCGTCTCGCTGTTCCATCTCGACGGCACCCTGCTCGCGCGCTACCCGCGCGCCGATGCGCTGATCGGCAAGAGGTTCAGGACTGCGCCCTTGCTGCAGCGCGTGCGCGAACACGGCGGCCAGCAGACCATGCGGATGGAAAGCCCGGTCGACCACAAGAGCCGGCTCGGCTCGGCGGCGCCGCTGTCCCGCTTCCCGCTGACGGTGATCGCGACCAACACGACCTCGGCCGCGCTGGCGGACTGGCGTGAGCAGACCCGGCTCCTGATCCTCGTCGCAGCCCTCGCGGCCCTCGTGATTGCGCTGACGCTGTTGCAGATCGTCCGCGAGATCAAGGGCCAGAGCCGCGAGGCGCAGCGGCGGCTGGAGGACGAAAAGCAGCGGCTCGACACCGCGCTTAACAACATGACACAGGGGCTCGTGCTGTACGATGCCTCCGCCCGGATCGTGACCTGCAACCAGCGCTATATCGACATGTACGGGCTTTCGACCGACGTGGTGAAGCCCGGCTGCCATTTCTACGACCTGATCCAGCACCGCAAGGACACCGGCTCCTACGACGGCGACGTCCACCAGTTCTGCTCCAACATCATGCGCAATGTCGCGCAGGGCAAGATCTCCTCGACGATCCAGACCTGCAACGGCGACCGCTCCTACCTGATCGTCAACAAGCCGCTGGCCCAGGGCGGCTGGGTTGCGACCATCGAGGACGTCACCGAACGGCAGAACCTCGAGCAGGAGCGCGACCGCAACTATACGTTCCTGCGCGAAATCATCGACCATATTCCCTCGCAGATCACGGTGAAGGACGCCCGCGACCGCCGCTACCTTCTGGTCAACCGCGTCGCCGAGGCGCAGTTCGGCCAGTCGCGCGATGCCATCATCGGCAGGACCGCGGACGACCTGTTTCCCAAGCCGCTGGCCGACAAGGTCGCCGAGGACGACGAAGCGACGCTGCAGTCGGCAAGCGGCCTGTTCCTCGAAGAGCATCCCTGGGAGAGCATGACCGCGGGCCGCCGCTACGTCACCTCGCGGCGGATCGGGATCCGCGACCAGGCCGGCGAACCGCGCTACATCATCAACGTGGTCGAGGACGTCACCGAGCGGCGGCGCGCCGACGAGAAGATCGCGCACCTCGCGCACTACGACGCGCTCACCGACCTGCCGAACCGGGTGCTGTTCCGCGAGCAGATCGAGCATGAGCTGCGGAAGACGGGCAGTGGCGCGCGGTTCGCGCTGCTCTATGTCGACATCGACGAATTCAAGGGCATCAATGATTCGCTCGGCCATCACGTCGGCGACGAGCTGCTGAAGACGGTGGCGGGCCGGATCCGCGAATGTCTCAAGGAGGGCGACCTGATCGCGCGGCTCGGCGGCGACGAGTTCGCCGTGATCCAGACCGGGGTCGGCGGCAGCGGCGACGTCGTCGACTTCGTGACGCAGATCCACGAGGCGATCCGCCAGCCCTATCAATGCCTCGGCCACCAGCTCTCGACCGACGCCAGCATCGGCATCGCGCTGGCGCCGCAGGACGGCACCGACCTCGACCAGCTCATCAAGAACGCCGACCTTGCGATGTACGCCGCCAAGGCCGGCGGCCGGCGCACCCACCGCTTCTTCGAGCCCGCGATGCACGCCAGCGCCAAGGCTCGGCTGACGATGGAGCAGGACCTCAGGCAGGCGCTGGCCGACGGCGGCTTCGAGATCCACTACCAGCCGCTGGTCGACTTCGCGACCAATGAAGTGTCGGGCTGCGAGGCGCTGCTGCGCTGGCGCCATCCCGAGCGCGGCATGATCTCGCCGGCGGAATTCATCCCGGTCGCGGAAGATACCGGCCTGATCAACGAGCTCGGCGACTGGGTGCTGCGTTCGGCCTGCCACGAGGCCGCCAGCTGGCCGGCGCATATTCGTCTCGCCGTCAACGTCTCGCCGGTCCAGTTCCGCTGCCCGACGCTGGCACTGAAGATCACCGGGGCGCTCGCCGCCTCCGGCCTGCCAGCAACGCGGCTGGAGCTCGAAATCACCGAAGCCGTCCTGATCAGCGACGACGAGATCGCGCTTGCGATCCTGCACCAGCTGCGCGCCATCGGGGTACGGATTGCGCTCGACGATTTCGGCACCGGCTACTCGTCGCTGAGCTACCTGAAGCGCTTCCCGTTCGACAAGATCAAGATCGACCGCAGCTTCGTCACCGACATCACCGAGCCCAAGGGCTCCTCGGCGATCGTCCGCGCGGTGGTGAACATCGCGGCCACGCGCGCGATGACGACGGTGGCGGAAGGCGTCGAGACCGAGCCGCAGCGCGAGATGCTGCGCATGCTCGGCTGCACCGAGATGCAGGGCTACCTGTTCAGCGCGCCGAAGCCTGCCGCACAGGTGCGGCTGCTATTGGAACGGCGGGCCTCCGCGGCGGTCGCCTGA
- a CDS encoding fatty acid desaturase, translating into MVQSPPEARALAHLLAQYREPNTARGVFELVITAVPFLVLWILIWAALDNGYWAGLLLVAPAAGLLVRLFMIQHDCGHGSFFRGRLANDWTGRVIGVMTLTPYYYWRRNHACHHASSGNLDHRGLGDIDTLTVREFLAQPRWLQMLYRLYRHPMVMFGVGPTYLFILRHRLPIGMMVDGWRPWLSTMGTNAAIAIFVAAMIRLVGLGPFLLVHLPIMVLAASIGVWLFYVQHQFEDTFWSHDETWSFHEAALHGSSHYHLPGVLRWFTANIGIHHIHHLCSRIPCYRLPAVLRDHPQLATVGRITLLQSLRGVRLVLWDEDERRLISFREAAVSARRSNRARTGLPGLC; encoded by the coding sequence GTGGTTCAAAGCCCCCCGGAAGCCCGCGCCTTGGCGCACCTGCTCGCCCAATATCGCGAGCCGAACACCGCGCGCGGCGTTTTCGAGCTGGTGATCACGGCGGTGCCCTTTCTTGTCCTCTGGATCCTGATCTGGGCTGCTCTTGACAATGGTTATTGGGCTGGCCTGTTGCTGGTGGCGCCCGCGGCAGGCTTGCTTGTCCGCCTTTTCATGATCCAGCACGACTGCGGCCACGGCTCGTTTTTCCGCGGCCGTCTTGCGAACGATTGGACCGGCCGAGTCATCGGTGTCATGACCTTGACGCCATACTATTACTGGCGACGCAACCATGCATGCCATCATGCTAGTTCAGGTAATCTCGATCACAGGGGCTTGGGCGACATTGACACGTTGACCGTGCGGGAATTTCTTGCGCAGCCTCGATGGCTTCAGATGCTTTATCGTCTCTATCGGCATCCCATGGTGATGTTTGGCGTAGGTCCCACGTATCTGTTCATCCTGCGCCATCGATTGCCAATAGGGATGATGGTTGACGGCTGGAGGCCTTGGCTAAGCACAATGGGAACGAACGCCGCCATCGCGATTTTCGTCGCTGCGATGATCCGGCTGGTGGGCCTTGGGCCATTCCTGCTTGTGCACCTGCCGATCATGGTTCTGGCGGCGTCGATCGGCGTCTGGCTGTTCTATGTCCAACACCAGTTCGAGGACACCTTCTGGTCCCATGACGAGACCTGGAGTTTTCATGAAGCGGCACTGCACGGCAGCTCCCACTACCACTTGCCGGGTGTCTTGCGTTGGTTCACCGCGAACATCGGCATCCACCACATCCATCACCTGTGCAGTCGAATTCCTTGCTATCGGTTGCCCGCTGTATTGCGGGACCATCCTCAGCTCGCCACCGTCGGACGAATCACCTTGCTCCAAAGCTTGCGGGGCGTACGGCTGGTTTTGTGGGATGAGGACGAGCGGCGACTCATTTCGTTTAGGGAGGCGGCCGTGAGCGCCCGTCGGTCAAATAGGGCAAGGACCGGCCTACCTGGATTGTGCTGA
- a CDS encoding slipin family protein: MQPWLPLSVAFSRAAPAYSAVKRGIWTEQYCSAKHPDTDQYARRLLVQESKMNPITVFLTIVCLAVGAALVTTGYLVPGAIFVVFAIVVASALKMANTWQKFVILRAGKLRGVKGPGLFLIIPVIDNVVAVIDERIQTTAFSAEEALTKDTVPVNVDAIIFWFVHDAQKAALNITDYRQAIDRVAQTSLREMIGASMLSALLSERTAADELLRSEIGRKTADWGISVKSVEIRDVAIPVALQDAMSRQAQAEREKQARVILGSAEAAIAGKFVEAATIYAGQPAALQLRAMNIIYETTKERGTTILMPTSMVDSMNPVVALALAGQDKTAPANANGPPPPSSRSTQQKGASKADERPPALQPT; this comes from the coding sequence TTGCAGCCTTGGCTTCCTTTGTCGGTCGCATTCTCTCGTGCAGCTCCGGCGTATTCGGCGGTGAAACGCGGGATTTGGACTGAGCAATATTGCTCAGCAAAACATCCAGATACGGATCAGTATGCAAGACGACTTCTTGTGCAGGAATCAAAAATGAATCCGATCACCGTATTCCTTACGATCGTCTGCCTCGCCGTCGGCGCCGCCCTCGTTACGACAGGCTACCTCGTTCCAGGCGCCATCTTCGTGGTCTTCGCGATCGTCGTCGCCTCCGCTCTGAAGATGGCGAACACCTGGCAGAAATTCGTTATCCTGCGCGCCGGCAAATTGCGCGGCGTGAAGGGGCCCGGCCTCTTCCTCATCATTCCGGTCATCGACAACGTTGTAGCCGTCATTGACGAGCGTATTCAGACTACCGCTTTCAGCGCCGAGGAGGCCCTGACGAAAGACACGGTTCCGGTGAATGTGGACGCCATCATCTTCTGGTTTGTCCATGATGCCCAGAAGGCGGCCTTGAATATTACCGACTATCGCCAGGCCATCGATCGTGTCGCCCAGACCTCGCTGCGCGAGATGATCGGCGCGTCCATGCTGTCAGCGCTCCTGTCGGAGCGGACTGCCGCAGACGAGCTGTTGCGCAGCGAGATCGGACGCAAAACGGCGGACTGGGGCATCTCGGTGAAATCGGTCGAGATCCGCGACGTCGCGATCCCGGTGGCCTTGCAGGATGCGATGTCGCGGCAGGCCCAGGCCGAGCGGGAAAAGCAGGCCCGCGTCATCCTTGGATCGGCGGAAGCCGCGATCGCCGGCAAGTTCGTCGAAGCGGCTACGATCTATGCGGGCCAGCCTGCGGCCCTTCAGCTTCGCGCCATGAACATCATCTATGAGACGACCAAGGAACGCGGCACCACGATCCTGATGCCGACATCGATGGTCGACAGCATGAATCCCGTCGTCGCCTTGGCTTTGGCAGGGCAGGACAAGACCGCGCCAGCCAATGCGAACGGGCCTCCGCCGCCGAGCAGCCGTTCCACGCAACAGAAAGGCGCCTCCAAAGCCGACGAGCGCCCACCTGCGCTCCAGCCAACTTGA
- a CDS encoding GlsB/YeaQ/YmgE family stress response membrane protein — protein sequence MNISGESLLVILAVGIAAGWLAAQIVQGTGLGLVGDLVVGIAGAFIASWIFPQLGIHFGSGIVSEIVEAAIGAILLLLIIRLVRPRSRWGGSWGGVWRR from the coding sequence ATGAACATTTCGGGTGAAAGCCTTCTCGTCATATTGGCCGTCGGCATCGCGGCCGGCTGGCTGGCGGCCCAGATCGTCCAGGGAACGGGCTTGGGCCTGGTCGGCGATCTCGTCGTGGGAATAGCGGGGGCGTTCATTGCGAGCTGGATATTTCCGCAACTTGGGATCCATTTCGGTTCGGGCATCGTATCGGAGATCGTTGAAGCCGCGATCGGCGCGATATTGCTGCTCTTGATCATCAGGCTCGTCCGCCCACGGAGCCGATGGGGAGGAAGCTGGGGCGGAGTGTGGCGTCGTTGA
- a CDS encoding Crp/Fnr family transcriptional regulator — MPKMAKSSFDPKLFLAKVGEGKTILKFDKNQVVFSQGDAADTVFYIQKGRIKVLVVSEQGKEAVVGILERGQFFGEGCLNGHPMRISTTMAMEDCLITSIAKGAMLTALKSEPKFSELFMTYLLSRNSRIEEDLIDQLFNSSEKRLARLLLLLANFGKEGTPQPIVANVSQETLAEMIGTTRSRVSFFMNKFRKLGFITYNGKIEVHNSLLNAVLYDKPEIKRDD, encoded by the coding sequence ATGCCAAAAATGGCGAAAAGCTCATTTGATCCAAAACTCTTTCTCGCCAAGGTCGGCGAAGGCAAAACCATATTGAAATTTGACAAGAACCAGGTCGTGTTTTCGCAAGGGGACGCCGCCGATACGGTTTTCTATATTCAAAAAGGAAGGATCAAGGTTCTCGTTGTCTCCGAGCAGGGCAAGGAAGCGGTGGTCGGAATCCTGGAACGCGGACAATTCTTCGGCGAAGGATGCCTCAACGGCCATCCCATGCGGATTTCGACAACAATGGCGATGGAAGATTGCCTGATCACGTCGATCGCGAAAGGCGCGATGCTGACGGCGCTTAAAAGCGAGCCAAAGTTCTCGGAGTTGTTCATGACATATCTCCTGAGCCGCAACAGCCGGATCGAGGAAGACCTGATCGATCAGCTATTCAATTCGAGCGAGAAGCGGCTCGCGCGCCTTCTCCTGCTTCTGGCAAATTTCGGAAAGGAAGGTACCCCGCAGCCGATTGTGGCCAATGTCAGCCAGGAGACCCTGGCGGAAATGATCGGCACCACACGCTCCCGGGTCAGCTTTTTCATGAACAAGTTTCGCAAGCTCGGGTTCATTACCTATAACGGCAAGATCGAGGTTCACAATTCGCTCTTGAACGCGGTCCTTTATGACAAGCCTGAGATCAAGAGGGACGACTGA
- a CDS encoding dihydrofolate reductase family protein, translated as MAGKVFFSVTMSLDGFIAPEERRDEPDVQRWMAQWMELQQWIFPQRFFRERLKLGEGGEEGRDNDIVQETFERTGASVMGKRMFDLGEQAWPEEAPFHTPVFVVTHETRDPWARPGGTTFHFVNDGIETALDQARGAAGDRDVRIAGGGATILEYVNAGLIDEFSIALSPVLFGSGIRLFEGVDAGRVALEPVRAEPTQRVTHLTYAVRER; from the coding sequence ATGGCCGGAAAGGTGTTCTTCAGCGTGACGATGTCGCTGGACGGGTTCATCGCTCCCGAGGAGCGTAGGGACGAACCGGACGTGCAGCGCTGGATGGCGCAGTGGATGGAACTGCAGCAGTGGATCTTCCCGCAGCGGTTCTTCCGGGAGAGGCTGAAGCTCGGCGAGGGCGGCGAGGAGGGACGCGACAACGACATCGTGCAGGAGACGTTCGAGCGCACCGGCGCGAGCGTCATGGGCAAGCGCATGTTCGACCTCGGCGAGCAGGCGTGGCCGGAGGAGGCGCCGTTCCACACGCCGGTCTTCGTCGTGACGCACGAGACGCGTGACCCCTGGGCGCGGCCGGGCGGGACCACCTTCCACTTCGTCAACGACGGCATCGAGACTGCGCTCGACCAGGCCCGCGGGGCCGCCGGCGACCGGGACGTCCGCATCGCGGGCGGCGGCGCAACGATCCTGGAGTACGTGAACGCCGGCCTGATCGACGAGTTCTCGATCGCGCTCTCGCCCGTGCTGTTCGGCTCCGGAATTCGCCTGTTCGAGGGCGTGGATGCGGGCCGCGTGGCCCTGGAGCCGGTCCGCGCGGAGCCGACGCAGCGGGTGACCCACCTGACCTACGCAGTCCGGGAGCGGTAA